TCCGCCACGTATTCGAGGAGCCTGGTGAGGCCGTATAAGTTCGCCGGGTAGGCGCCCGCGAAGTCGTGGCTCCGAAATAGGGCCGTGAGGTGGAGCCTCCCCTGCCTAATTTTGAAGTCGTCGACCATCATGCAGGGGACCTCCTCCTTCTCCGTATCGACGGGCGGGATCCAGGTCACCGCCGAGGCCCTCCGCGAGTTCGGATTGGACCGGAGGCGGCGGACGACGTACTCGATCTGGTCGACGGCCCCTCCCGCGCCTTCACCATCGATACCCTTCTCGCCGCCCCGATCGTCGCGGACCCCTCTCTCCTTCCCAGGGCAGGGGAGAGACCAGGAACGGAGCCGCTCGCCGTAGGTGTACTCAAAGCCGGGGTTGTTGCCGCTGATGAGCTGACTTGCGTAATCCTCCAGGCGGGGCTGGTTCCAGGAGTACTCCTCGGGGATCATCTCCTTTCTCGGGTCCTCCACCACCACCTCCAGGGCCAGGATCTCCCGGGTCCTGGTGCCCCGCTCGTCGGTGATCTCCTCGCCCCCCCGCCATATCAGCCCCAGCCCCCGCCGCCACGCCTCGGGGATCGTCTCCGCCCTGATGAGCCTTCCGACCCTCACAAGAACACCCTCCGCCGTTTTGGCCCAAGGGCTGAAATAGTTGGCTCTTGAAGTTGAAAGGGAGAGCTGAACTCGGCAGAGCTCTGGAGATCCAAGAGATGCCCGACTTCGAGTGGGAGCTGGTGGCGGCCATAAACCGCTTCTTCGAGGCGTCCGGGATGAGGGGATTGGCCTACCGGCTGAAGCAGAGCAGGTACACCCCCCAGGTCGTCGACCTCCTCGTCGACTCCCCCGATCCCGCCTACTACCTGGCCATCGAGTGCAAGAGCATCGACGCCCGGAAGGCGAAGACCCTCTACTTCACCCAGCACTTCTCCGCCGCCGGGGGCGTCCACCAGATGGAGAGGATCGACCAGTTCATCGATAGGACCGGCCGGCGGGGCTTTCTGGCGGTGGAGCTCCGGCGCGGGGCCGGGAGGGCGAAGACCGCCCACCTCCTCCCCTGGTATGCCGCGATGGAGGCCTTCAGGTCCGAGAGCCCCGGAATCCCGGTGGAGAGGATCGAGGCGATAGCCCCCCTCGGAAGGAGGGACGGCGGCTACCTCATCGAGGCAGGAGATCTTGATCAGGAAATTCAGGGCCAATCAATTTAACTTCGCGCAAAAGAATTTGGATTAAGCTTATATCCCCTTCCGCCGCTCCAAAACCCCATGAAGCTTCCCGGTACAGCGACCCAGCCGGAGAACGTCCAGATCGCCATAGGAAAGCTCGACATCAGGCCCGGCATGACCTTCCTCGACATGGGGTGCGGCTCGGGGGCCGTATCCCTCGCTGCCAGCAGGTTCACCGATCAGATATTCGGCATAGACCGGAGGCCTGAGGCGGTGGAGATCTCCAGGGCGAGGGTCCCGGCGGGGACCTTCCTCTGCGGCGAGGCGGCGGGGATCATCCCCGGCCTTCCCAAGATCGACCGGTGTTTCATCGGCGGGACGGCAGGGGTCGAGGATTTCTTCCCGATGCTGATGGAGAGGCTCTCTCCGGGAGCCGCCGTCGTCGCCGACCTCGCCAGGATCGGGGTCGCCGCGAAGGTCGCAGGGCTGATGAGGGGGGCGGGGATCTTCGAGGAGCTCCTCCAGATCGGGATAGCCCGGGGCTACGACCTCGCCGGGGACATCGCCCTCCGGCCGGAGAACCCCATCTTCATGGTGGTGGGGAGGCTTCCGGGAGGTCGGAGCCGATGAGGGGAGGAGGATCGAGGATGAGGGGCCATGGGAGGGGACGGCAGATCTCAGGAGAGGAGATGGAGGTGGCGGCGTGCTGATAGGGGTGAGCCTCGGCCCCGGGGACCCGGAGCTGATCACCCGGAAGGCGGAGAGGGCCCTGGCGGCCGCGGATAAGGTCTTCGTCCCCGGGGAGATGGCCGCCGACCTGGTCCGGAGGTACGCCGAGCCGGAGCTCCTCGACTTTCCCATGATCTCGGATAAAAGGAGGCTCCTTGAGATCTGGGCCGAGAACGCGGACCGGGTCGCCTCCTGGGCCGCCGGCGGAGCTGCCGCCTTCGCCTGCATCGGGGACGTCAACACCTTCTCCACCTTCTCCCACCTCAAGAGGCTGGTAATCGAGCGCCACCCGGAGGTGGAGATCGAGACGATCCCCGGGGTCGGGACGGTCCCCGCCCTGGCGGCGAGGCTCGGGGTCGACCTCTCGGAGTCGTTTCTGGTCTCCGACGGCTCCCCGGTGAATACGGTGATCAGGATGAAGGCGGTCCGCCCCGCCGAGATGGCTAAAGAGCTCGCAGCCGAGGGTTTCGACGAGTTCCTCCTGGGGGTCCGGCTCTACGCCCCCGATGAGGTGGTCGTCAGAGGCGAGATGCCGGAGAAAAGCGACTACTTCAGCGTCCTCTGCGCCAGGAGGAGGAGATGAAGGTCCACTTCGTCGGCGCGGGGCCGGGGGACCCCGACCTGATAACCGTCAGGGGCGCCCGGCTCCTGGCA
The sequence above is drawn from the Methanothrix harundinacea 6Ac genome and encodes:
- a CDS encoding thymidylate synthase, with protein sequence MRVGRLIRAETIPEAWRRGLGLIWRGGEEITDERGTRTREILALEVVVEDPRKEMIPEEYSWNQPRLEDYASQLISGNNPGFEYTYGERLRSWSLPCPGKERGVRDDRGGEKGIDGEGAGGAVDQIEYVVRRLRSNPNSRRASAVTWIPPVDTEKEEVPCMMVDDFKIRQGRLHLTALFRSHDFAGAYPANLYGLTRLLEYVAERAGAEPGSIATVSCSAHIYDHDWDWVAEMVTGRSEEEI
- a CDS encoding methyltransferase domain-containing protein translates to MKLPGTATQPENVQIAIGKLDIRPGMTFLDMGCGSGAVSLAASRFTDQIFGIDRRPEAVEISRARVPAGTFLCGEAAGIIPGLPKIDRCFIGGTAGVEDFFPMLMERLSPGAAVVADLARIGVAAKVAGLMRGAGIFEELLQIGIARGYDLAGDIALRPENPIFMVVGRLPGGRSR
- a CDS encoding cobalt-factor II C(20)-methyltransferase, with the protein product MLIGVSLGPGDPELITRKAERALAAADKVFVPGEMAADLVRRYAEPELLDFPMISDKRRLLEIWAENADRVASWAAGGAAAFACIGDVNTFSTFSHLKRLVIERHPEVEIETIPGVGTVPALAARLGVDLSESFLVSDGSPVNTVIRMKAVRPAEMAKELAAEGFDEFLLGVRLYAPDEVVVRGEMPEKSDYFSVLCARRRR